The following proteins are encoded in a genomic region of Clostridium kluyveri:
- the pta gene encoding phosphate acetyltransferase yields MKLMENIFDLAKANKKKIVLAEGEEERNIRASEEIIKDGIADIILVGSESVIKESAAKFGVNLAGVEIVDPETSSKTAGYANAFYEIRKNKGVTLEKADKIVRDPIYFATMMVKLGDAEGLVSGAIHTTGDLLRPGLQIVKTVPGASVVSSVFLMSVPDCEYGEDGFLLFADCAVNVCPTAEELSSIAITTAETAKNLCKIEPRVAMLSFSTMGSASHELVDKVTKATKLAKEARPDLDIDGELQLDASIVKKVADLKAPGSKVAGKANVLIFPDIQAGNIGYKLVQRFAKAEAIGPICQGFAKPINDLSRGCSVDDIVKVVAVTAVQAQAQG; encoded by the coding sequence ATGAAATTAATGGAAAATATTTTTGATTTAGCCAAGGCAAATAAGAAAAAAATTGTTTTGGCAGAGGGAGAAGAAGAAAGGAACATTAGAGCTTCCGAAGAAATAATAAAGGATGGTATTGCAGACATAATTTTAGTAGGAAGTGAAAGTGTAATAAAAGAAAGTGCAGCTAAATTTGGAGTTAACTTAGCTGGAGTGGAAATAGTAGATCCTGAAACTTCAAGTAAAACTGCAGGCTATGCCAATGCCTTTTATGAAATTAGAAAGAATAAAGGAGTTACACTGGAAAAAGCAGATAAAATAGTTAGAGATCCTATATATTTTGCAACAATGATGGTGAAACTTGGAGATGCAGAGGGCTTAGTTTCAGGTGCAATACATACAACGGGAGATCTTTTGAGACCAGGACTTCAAATAGTAAAGACAGTTCCAGGTGCTTCTGTGGTTTCCAGTGTATTTTTAATGAGTGTACCAGATTGTGAATATGGAGAAGATGGATTCTTGTTATTTGCTGATTGCGCTGTAAATGTATGTCCTACTGCTGAAGAATTATCTTCAATTGCAATAACTACAGCAGAAACTGCAAAAAATTTGTGTAAAATAGAACCAAGAGTTGCCATGCTTTCATTTTCTACTATGGGAAGTGCTAGTCATGAATTGGTAGATAAAGTTACAAAGGCAACAAAACTTGCTAAAGAAGCTAGACCTGATTTGGATATAGACGGAGAACTTCAATTGGACGCTTCCATAGTAAAAAAAGTTGCGGACTTAAAAGCTCCGGGCAGTAAAGTGGCAGGAAAAGCCAATGTACTTATATTCCCTGATATACAAGCGGGAAATATAGGATATAAGTTAGTTCAAAGATTTGCAAAAGCTGAGGCTATAGGACCTATATGTCAGGGATTTGCAAAGCCTATAAATGATTTATCAAGAGGCTGCAGCGTTGATGATATAGTAAAGGTAGTGGCTGTAACTGCAGTTCAAGCACAGGCACAGGGTTAG
- a CDS encoding acetate kinase translates to MKILVVNCGSSSLKYQLIDMEDEKVLAKGLVERIGIDGSILTHKVNGEKHVVSEPIKDHRVAVKLVLEALVDKQHGVIKDMSEISAVGHRVVHGGEQYSDAVIIDNKVMESLKDCSKLAPLHNPPNIIGINACKAIMPNAPMVAVFDTAFHHTMPKYAYIYPLPYELYERYGIRKYGFHGTSHRFVSEEAARLMGKDISELKIITCHLGNGASICAVDRGKSIDTNMGFTPLAGLAMGTRCGDIDPAIIPFLTNEIGMSIDEISNIMNNESGILGMSGISSDFRDVEEIASFKHDRRAQLALDVFYYRVKSFIGSYVAVLDGVDAIVFTAGVGENSSIGRAEICSGLTYLGITIDEEKNNIRGKATEITTANSKTKVFVIPTNEELVIARDTKFLVQKKISHKSK, encoded by the coding sequence ATGAAAATATTAGTAGTAAATTGTGGAAGCTCATCTTTAAAATATCAATTAATAGATATGGAAGATGAAAAAGTTTTGGCAAAGGGCCTTGTGGAAAGGATAGGGATAGATGGTTCCATTTTAACTCATAAAGTTAATGGTGAAAAACATGTGGTAAGTGAACCTATAAAAGATCATAGGGTAGCTGTGAAATTGGTATTAGAGGCTCTTGTAGATAAACAACATGGTGTAATAAAGGATATGTCTGAAATATCTGCTGTAGGACATAGGGTTGTTCATGGAGGTGAACAATATTCAGATGCAGTTATTATAGATAATAAGGTTATGGAATCTTTAAAGGACTGCAGTAAATTGGCACCGCTGCATAATCCACCTAATATAATAGGAATAAATGCTTGCAAGGCAATAATGCCTAATGCTCCTATGGTGGCAGTATTTGATACGGCTTTCCATCATACTATGCCAAAATATGCATATATTTATCCACTACCTTATGAACTATATGAAAGATACGGAATTAGAAAATATGGATTTCATGGAACTTCCCACAGGTTTGTATCAGAAGAAGCAGCTAGGCTTATGGGAAAAGACATATCAGAGTTAAAGATAATAACCTGTCACTTAGGAAATGGAGCTAGTATTTGTGCTGTGGATAGAGGAAAGTCAATAGATACAAATATGGGATTTACTCCACTTGCAGGTTTAGCTATGGGAACTAGATGCGGTGACATAGATCCAGCTATAATACCATTTCTAACAAATGAAATAGGTATGTCTATAGATGAAATAAGCAATATAATGAACAATGAATCTGGTATACTTGGGATGTCAGGAATAAGCAGTGATTTTAGAGATGTAGAGGAAATTGCAAGTTTTAAGCATGATAGAAGAGCACAGCTTGCATTAGATGTATTTTATTATAGGGTAAAATCTTTTATAGGTTCTTATGTAGCCGTTTTAGATGGAGTAGATGCTATAGTGTTTACAGCAGGTGTAGGAGAAAATTCATCTATTGGTAGAGCTGAAATATGTTCAGGACTTACGTATCTTGGAATTACCATAGATGAAGAGAAGAATAATATAAGAGGAAAGGCTACAGAAATAACTACTGCAAATTCAAAAACAAAGGTATTCGTAATTCCTACTAACGAAGAGCTTGTAATAGCTAGAGATACAAAATTTTTAGTTCAAAAGAAAATTTCACATAAATCCAAATAA